A section of the Prionailurus bengalensis isolate Pbe53 chromosome C2, Fcat_Pben_1.1_paternal_pri, whole genome shotgun sequence genome encodes:
- the ABCC5 gene encoding multidrug resistance-associated protein 5 isoform X4 — protein MKDIDIGKEYIIPSPGYRNVRERTSTSGQHRDREDSKYKRNRPLECQDALETAARAEGLSLDASMHSQLRILDEEHPKGKYHHSLSVLKPIRTTSKHQHPVDNAGLFSCMTFSWLSPLARVAHRKGELSMEDVWSLSKHESSDVNCRRLERLWQEELNEVGPDAASLRRVVWIFCRTRLILSIVCLMITQLAGFSGPNFQDGCILRSE, from the exons ATGAAGGATATCGACATAGGAAAAGAGTATATCATCCCCAGTCCTGGTTATAGAAAcgtgagagagagaaccagcactTCCGGGCAGCACAGAGACCGAGAGGACTCCAAATATAAGAGAAATCGACCG TTGGAATGCCAAGATGCCTTGGAAACAGCAGCCCGAGCTGAGGGTCTTTCCCTGGATGCCTCCATGCATTCTCAGCTCAGAATCCTGGATGAGGAACATCCCAAGGGAAAGTACCATCACAGCTTAAGTGTTCTGAAGCCCATCCGGACCACTTCCAA ACACCAGCACCCAGTGGACAATGCTGGGCTCTTCTCCTGCATGACTTTTTCTTGGCTTTCTCCTCTGGCCCGTGTGGCCCACAGGAAGGGAGAGCTCTCAATGGAGGACGTGTGGTCTTTGTCCAAACACGAGTCTTCCGATGTGAACTGCAGAAG ACTAGAGAGACTGTGGCAAGAAGAGCTGAATGAAGTTGGGCCAGACGCCGCTTCCCTCCGAAGGGTTGTGTGGATCTTCTGCCGCACCAGGCTCATCCTCTCCATCGTGTGCCTGATGATCACACAGCTGGCTGGCTTCAGTGGACCA